A stretch of DNA from Halictus rubicundus isolate RS-2024b chromosome 13, iyHalRubi1_principal, whole genome shotgun sequence:
ATCTTCTTCGCATGGATACCAGCCAGCCCATGTGGGAATTGAAGGTTACGAGAGAACAGACCTAATAGCGAAGGAAAGAACCAACTATGATCAGGATGAAACCATTAAAATTCCAGCAAATAACATTATTAACTCCATCAAAGAtaaaaaatgggaaaattcagaccagaaacacaaaagtgaaggCCTATATAAAGGTACAAAATACTTTGAGAACAATAATAACAACGCCCAAAAGGGAGAGTGCTCCGGGAAAGTGCCTCATGAAACTCCAAGTACAAATTGAGTACAAATTGAATACAAGACCAAAGACATTACGCACATTCTATATATGTCATATTGTTTTACATTAGATTTattacgtttaaaaaaatattttaaaagtttAGATACTGTACAGTCTACCATTGTTAAGAATTTCGTTAGTTTAATAACAGAGTGCAATGTAGAAATAGTCATTAAGTGACATAAGGAAAATAGAATAAGAGACTTCACGCCAAAAGTTCAAATTAGAAATTAGATCCCAAAATCGACAAGGGAACATAATATTACACGATAACATTTTAGTAAATAAGACTGATTTGTATGTAAGTACCGGCTCAATAGCATGTAACGAAAATCTGTTATAAATTGTATGACTAGTTTACTTTAGGCAGATAGACCTCCGGCTCTTCAACGCCATCTCTATGTATAATAGAGTAAAAAataaaccaaccaaccaacattatatcggagacggatattctttcCGTTTGAACGTCGGTCATGTTTGTATGTCATACACGCGACATACAACTTTCACGTgggatgactcttaggtttccagcgtgccctgtgtatttcaaatgggacgctcggcgagaaccaccgatttcgtatgagtgtcagtaaaaagaacggcggtacTAACATacatacaacgataatttaatGTATATAGTAAGCATTCATACTTCACTTCACAACTGAAACTCCCACATGTTACAATTCATTTTATCTATAATAAAGAATGTTTATAATCTCTAGACCGTTTCATATGATTCATTTCATTAAGTAGGTAATATGTAGGTACGATACGCGGCAATAACCTACAACTTGCGACATGTCATCGTTGCGTCCCCATCGCGCACGCGTAACGTGTCACCCCCTCGCCCCACTCAATCCCCATCGCGCACGCGCACATATTACTCTGGTCAtcagagagggggtacattgtatctattcccctcgattttctggatctggcgacactgtgtgTCGCTGCGACACTAACAGACACTAATGCACAGTCCTTTAGGTCCGTGACTGTAGTGAACCAAAACTGTACTATACGGCTGACTACTGAAATATGGACACAAGTTAACTCGTGAGCGGTCTGTAACGTTCGGAAACGAAAACACGAGTATATTTAGGCCCAGCTCATAATGTATTAAGAAGCAATGATtatatacaattataatttagCATTTAAAGAAAGCTTTTAAAGCAGCACCATCCATGGGGAAACCTGCTTAAATCAGCTTAGTTCTCCATTGTCACGGTGGCTAATATACACCAATTTAAGATCATTGACCACGAGAACTATAATGAGACTGTAAGTAAAACAAAAGCATGATTTTATTCATCtatatgtaataaatttttataacagtCATTATTTTGTTTAGATCTAAATTATCTACAGTAAGTCGAAAGGTACACCTAAAAGGGGCTGTTTatgtaattatattattattactttataTGCTATTCATACTAAGTTTTGCTTACATTTCATTTCCAGATactatattaattaatattttgcaataattgTAGGTAGCATGATGTTGACACTTCGGACAATGAAAAAGAGGATACGGAGGTAGAATAAGGGGCCTTCAAAGGAATGAGGAattggaagaaaaaaaaattaatataggTTAGTCTTGTattacatatatacagaaatacATACTCAATACACATAGACAGGGAACTATTCCAAATATTCACTGGAAGCGAATGCCAGAGGTGGTTTTTTGGTGGGTAACAACATCATGATTTCCACATAGCCCTACAGTACAGGCTGTAGGTGTACACGGAATGCATTTTTCCTGCTCACAAAAAATAAGAAAGAGGGATAAAATCGTACAACTGAGCAGAGGATAATTCTactttaaaaaataagaaaaaaattttaattctgaaaaattcaaatGTTTGATGAGCTACGCCAATGACTAAATATGATTGCCGTGTGTAATGTCATTGACTGTCTGTGTCTTTGCGAGTCTTAATGAACATTGACAATGGTATGGCCAACAAACTACAAAGTGATTGTGAAAACTGTTTATTATTTTACAAGCATTGCTAAAAATATCCAGTAACGGATGTAGCAACGAGGAAAACACTTTCAgcaatatttgtaaaataataaacaCTCTGCAAAAACATTTTGACCATTTTAGCCACCCCAATATTGTTAATGTTTATTAATGCTAAAATGGACAGAGACTCCCAATAAGAAAATACACGGCAATGAAATCATATTCAATCGTTTGCATAGTTGATCAAATTTCAAAATCGAATTCTTCAAAAATGATGCTgcgaatgaaaaaatgttataccaaATACTTTCCTTACCTTttccatgtagaatcaccccccgTCTGGTTGTACTACGATTGTTGTCCCACCCTGCATAATACATGTTTAATATCTCTTTGCTTCACAAACGCACTTTTTAGATAAACAACAAAACACTTCACACTTTGTCTTCGACAATATTAGTGCTGAATACAGCGTTACCAGATCGTGTGTATTTCCTTACAAGTGCTTCACCCTCTACCACTAAATGTGGCTTGATTCTCTTCATAGTGGGAATAATGTGACGTCACATATCCCCTTGTACAGAGAGTCGCGAGAGTAGAATCTGATCAAGCACAGACGGATTCTGGCAACGTTAGTGCTGATAATCTCTCAATTTATCTCTCCTCCCTTGCTTGCTTATGGTGTCGCTTTGCGGACAACTTTCCTTCCTACAATTCTAGAGATCCCGAGTTCGAAATCCATgcataacattttatttttttttctatttctaatacatattcatatgttgcttaaaaaaattttattttgctattataaaatttttcatcTTAACAAACAATTATTACAAACTAACAATTTGCCTTACACTACAAGCATTGTGTAAAACGGCAGGTATTGCAGTAAAACTTAAACAAGAAGGGCGTACTTAAAATATACTAAAAACTAatggaatattaaaacttaaagtaattaaaaatgaacTTGAAAGTAATTATAACTaaaatgcggattttatgcatttatgacaaaaacaagTGCGTACAATTTAAACAGTGGACATTAAgtagaataattaaaagaagcaaaaaatttgtatttggttcctatatcttgcaatcaatgtaaacattttttattttccataaaaatccgcagtctaatgataactaTAATACTCCTTTTAGTAATCAAATCACTTTACTTACAGTAAACAACACCCTCAAAATCTATCCTTCCATTATAGTTCTTAACAAACTAAAACTTTAAACTCGTTTTTCTCAAAAACGGTGGTCCACCAGGCAAAACTTCATTAGGGTTTTTTAGTATGGATATTTACTAGAGGATTTATATATTCTTCCAAAAAGCATTATCCGAAACCGTGTGGTTTCTTTGTTAaataaaagattgaatttattctcgatttttaacatttttatctaaataaataattattagactaaTTTATCGATATCAAATTCCTAACACCCTGTTCACTACAGTATCTCTGTGAAAATGCAGCAAACTAAGGTTGTTtctgataaattataattattataaatttaatttcagttatttattttactttcaGTTTACAGACTTGAAAAGGATATATTTTCaaactttacaaaaatataattcattatatgtacatatactttgtattatattaattaGTTCTAAATTTCTATATAATCTTCATATTTTATATTAGCGGTATTTAATATTAAGTTTTTATATTCTGCATGTTATATTAATtagtaaatatatatgtacaacTGTACTACtgcatattgcttttttatatTACACATTTCCATATCCTATTACATTCATTGTGTCATCGATGTCATCATCAATCTATGACTacgtatataaaataaaaatattatgataatTATTTGTTTACTTAAAATCAGtaataagaataattatttaaagagcTCATTAAAATGCTAGTACAATACGCGTGTCCTCcatcttaaaaatttaaatgacagGAATTGCAGATGATGTTAACAGGATCTGTCGTCAGTCTGTTGTCCGATTCTGTCAATAGAATGTGTTATGTTTTTCCCCCAATTTGCTAACATAACCTAATCTGTAACCGAGTTGTAGGTTATGTTGGCCATATCTGCCGCCGATCTGCTGATCGATTCTCTCAACAAAATTTCCCAGTAACTAATTTTCTATGAAtttcccagttagccaaatgctgtttcaAGCAAATTTTGCTTAATGTCTGTAccacactttgcgagcaaaagacttGTCCATTTGTTACCAAACCCTGTTTGGAACAGAATTTGGTTCCCGTTTTGTATGATTTTGGCACCGACAAATTCCGAGCCAAATGCGGAAATTTTGcaggcaaaattccatgccaaattgagGCCACACCTTGGCtactaataatatatatatattattagacAGACATATTATTATATTCACACAGAATTAATATTTACACGTAGTTGCTTATGACTTATTTATAAATTAGTACTTTTAATTATTCTTTCTGTTTCCGGTGAACTAATAGACCAACACGATTCATGTTTATATAGCTATAAGCAAAGAGAACTTAACAAATGGAGCATAGTCACGACCCAGATAACCACAATGTATGCTGTAGTTCAAATAAATATGTTGATGTTCACCAATCTTTTGTTGAAATGGAATTTGAGCGAGGTATTTGGTATGCAGGTATCTACCACAATCtggttgaaattataaaattctttTTGAATCCAGTTACGAGTACGTCTATTAAAAATGGTATAATTTTCAGCACAATATAATGAGTTGGATCGTGTAAAGGCATTGATAAATAAGGGTATTGCAGCGAATGTAGAAGATTCCGCTGGATACACAGCCTTGCATTACGCAGCCCGGAATGGACACTATGAAGTTTGTAAAACGTTATTAGAAAATGGTGCAACAGTAAATGCACAAACTCGGTGTGGACGTGCTTCTGCTTTGCATAGAGCAGCTATGCAAGGTCATATCGATATTGTTCAACTGTTACTAAAATTTGGTGCAAACGCTAATATAAAAGATATAGATGGATATACTGCATTGCATAAAGCACTTGCAGCAGGTTCTGTACCTGTATGTAAATTTTTGATAATGTACACAGACTTAACGTTAGTGACTAATAACGGGTTAAGCATAGAACAATTGACAAAAGAAAAATGTCCTGACATATTTCCGTTtctattaaattatataaatacaaAATGCGTTAAATAAGTAACTTTTAAGAAATTTCTAAGTTCCTTAAGAACTGTGGAAATTATTAAGGTATTTTCTACATGTTTCttgatataatttattataacattaataaataaatagcatATTCAATTGTTAGACTTCAGTAATGAATagtatgctatatcctataaatACATAACATCTATATTCAAAATGTATTTGAAGTGGTACGTTTAAATTTCATATGAAAATCACTGATATTAAATCTAGTGGTTTGGTTAggaaatgaattaaaatataTCATGAATTATATGTTTTCCATTAccaaagtaaaaataattattcatgGATAAATGTAATAGCAAGTTACAAATTATAgagtgaacaaattttttgtagatttattagaatttatggAGATTATAGTATGGTCCCATAACTGCACATTACAGATATATTATTGCATCTATTATATAAAATAGTCGAGGTATGtttcttatttcattaaaattaaattagtaatatttttaatagtttAAATTAAGTTAAATAaccttttaaaaaatgcgtgtACACATTTTAATTATACAGAATGAGACTGAAATTATAGTACAAACAAACAGATTATGGAAAGTGTAGATTAAATTCTTTTCTTGAGAAAATCCAACTTTGACAATTCATTGAGAATACATgcattaatattaatacaatgCATAGagtatatatacatgtatatacagggtgtcccacctaattcgagcatctaaaatatctcgcttgttttttatgatagaaaaaaaatttagggaaaacattagttggttcaggggggcaaatattatgatagcaaaaatatttgttcaaggttatagtTTTCAAGATtttaaggtcatcgaagtttttttaaatggaatgatatatttttattatcgctatatgatagcgaAGGTCGGAGAAGGACAGCACatcatacatttacactccatgcaCACTGGTGcacaacttgtcgaagccatttcgggttttctGTGCACCAATAatgtcataaaagaaatgttcatttctttgtatttgctgcaatttccatttacaaaaagcaacacgattctcaaagtcattGCCAtaaagctcctgatgtaaggaaatatggcatggatgaaatttatgacgttgcaatatttgggacacacttgctttggaaatgcctaaagaacatccaatttttcgacaacttgcagtaggatcaatattgatagtagccaatacaaaagtttcggcatcttctccagcagcaggctttgatcgttttctgtccagtgatttaatactctcTGTTTTACAAAACTGTCGAATTATGTggtcaaaactttgtcgagaaggatgatttctctcagggtatctttctgcgtacagttgagatgcttgtacaGAGTTACTTTTAGtctcaccataaactaaaatcatttctatcttttctgcatcactgtacaccatcgtttcagagaagtaacgttatctttcacaatcaaataaatcccgatgaatttcttaaatgtactgattagagtcaccgaaagggAAAGAaattgtatcagtgtttacaatttattgtaagcgtctTTACAGACATTAGTCAAGCtttaagaacatttcttgaaatcctagagggatcatgtcatcgtaaTTTCACTATTTAAATCAAGTGTcgtacttttatgaatttttcgtactcaaggtcacgtgaaggtcataatattataggtcgttggattcgtcttgaccttagctatcatatagcgataataaaaatatatcattctatttaaaaaaacttcgatgaccttgaaatctctaaaaatataaccttgaacaaatttttttgcctatcataatatttgtcccctgaaccaactaatgtttttctCCAAAACTTTTTTCGGAAAAGTTTAATAAGAATAAGAATAAGAAAAATCGGGTCTAAGAATCGGTACAACTGATGCTGCAGTGTTTGTTTTGATGTTTTCAGTTTCCTAGTTCGATTTTGATACGCGGTGCCTTTCTAAATTTTACCTTTATGGTACTCGTAGGTGCACATGGTATCATCCGTCCCTGACGTGTTCGACTGTAACATGGTTTCcataaattcgtaaaaatcgtaaaaatataaCACATACAGTAGGGGACGAAAATATTCGTACAGTAGCAATGTGCAAATAAAAAgagctatatattttttatattatgtaTTGTATTAACATATGTTTGATTGTACATTGTACAATGACATTAGTATTAACAAATATGAAGAAACAAACCTTAACTACAGTCCTCTGCAAATTATAACAATTGAAAACTCATATAATGCTAATATTTCGCTGGAACAATTGTAATTGAATTAAGCGATATgataatctatttctttttcaagattttttaaaGATGTTTTTAGCAGCTATGTGGTGTTTTCCTATCCGTTTTGCGAGTTCCAGCACATGTGCTCAATTGGGTCCAAGTCAGGTGATTGTGCAGGACTAGTGGGGGTGTATTGCATAAATAAAATCCATTAATCCAGAacttgttaaaaataaaatgtatttgcAATTCTTAGTTTGttggaatttttttgtaaattctcttttaaaatatttagataGTGGTATTTATCCACAATCTgatcaataaatattataattctcCAACTCCTACACCATCATGCCTCCCCCATGATTCAGTGTCGATTTTACATTGCTTGGATTCAATTCGGTATTTGGCTTTCGCCGTGGTTTCATACTGCGTCCGTCCGATTGAAATGTTATATTTTGACTAATCTGAAAATAAACAGTGTTCCACAATTCAGATTGATATTGACATGTTTTTTAGCATTTAATCTCTCCTTTCTATTTGTATCGCTCAATAGGGTTTTCGTCTAGCTATTTTGTATGTATTTCTATCATACTCGATAGAGCACGCGATAAATGGTTTTTTGATGAATTTGTTTATTACTGAATTGTCTAATTTCTGATGCAATTTCGACTGCACTAatgtttagtttttttttttttaacaattcgGATTATTTCACATTCTTCCGTTGGTAAGAATTTCTTTGGTCAACCTCTCCTCTGCATGTCTTGCACTATACTCGTTTCTGTAAATTTCTTAAATCTTTTAGTGTGGATTGCAGACGTGTCGTTGTTCGTTactaaaagggttaattatACTTTGTATCGTTGAACGACTTCTTTTCAGAATTTGC
This window harbors:
- the LOC143360382 gene encoding uncharacterized protein LOC143360382 encodes the protein MEHSHDPDNHNVCCSSNKYVDVHQSFVEMEFERGIWYAAQYNELDRVKALINKGIAANVEDSAGYTALHYAARNGHYEVCKTLLENGATVNAQTRCGRASALHRAAMQGHIDIVQLLLKFGANANIKDIDGYTALHKALAAGSVPVCKFLIMYTDLTLVTNNGLSIEQLTKEKCPDIFPFLLNYINTKCVK
- the LOC143360315 gene encoding uncharacterized protein LOC143360315; translated protein: MVYSDAEKIEMILVYGETKSNSVQASQLYAERYPERNHPSRQSFDHIIRQFCKTESIKSLDRKRSKPAAGEDAETFAFPKQVCPKYCNVINFIHAIFPYIRSFMAMTLRIVLLFVNGNCSKYKEMNISFMTLLVHRKPEMASTSCAPVCMECKCMMCCPSPTFAII